Part of the Bacillus sp. THAF10 genome is shown below.
TTATTATGCTTTTAGACCGTTCACAAGTCCCATCATTTGATCGGCAAATTGGACGGTACGGGCGTTAAATTGGTAGGACCGCTGCATGAGCGTCATTTCGGTGAGCTCAGATGCTAAGTCGACATTGGACTGCTCAAGTGCACCTTGGGCAATGCCTATTTCATCGCGTCCCGCTCCTGCCATGATGGTAAGAATGTCATCAGGGTTTGCGACATTCGCTGGTGGCAGTGCGAATAAAGAGCCTGGTCGTGATTCAAGCATTTGCGGTCTAGTGATTTGGACAAGTCCAAGTTCATTCGCGATGACTTGTCCATTAGTGAGCTCAGCTGTAATCACACCACCTGGTTGCACTTGGATATCCTGGACGTTATCAGGAAGAATGATTGGGTTTTCCGCGCTATTTAGAACGGGATGACCTTCTGCTGTCACGAGCATCACTTCGTTGTTGTTGATTGGCGACAGGTAGAATACCCCATTTCGCGTAAATTGAGTACTAGTTTGCCCATTTTCTGTCACTTGTACCATGAATAACTGATCTTCTTTGGTGAGTGCGAAATCAAGCATCCTGTCGGTGTTACGGATGGCACCTTGGTTCAGGTTTAGACGCGTTTGACTGAGACCTGCGCCTGTTCCGTGGCGAATGCCAAGCGGTGTGTTCCGAACATTGTCGTATTGGTCAAGCGCTTGGTTGTTGCTTTGCTGGGCCAGCAGCTCTTGGAATGTTGCGTTACGGTGTTTATAGCCAACGGTGTCCACATTTGCAACGTTATGACTGATGATGTCGAGCTGTTTTTGAAGCTGATTCATCGTGTTGGTTGCGTTCAGCATGATTCTGGACATGGTGGTTGGCCCCCTTTCTATGTGCGTTTCTAGATCTATTTTTCAAAAGGCTTTAGCGACGTTAGTTAATGCGGCCGATTTCGTTGGCGGCTTTTTGCATGCTGGTGTCATAGGCTTGGATGATTTTCTGGTTTGCTTCAAATGCTCGGAATGCCGAGGTCATTTCGCTCATCGTCTTGGCGGTGTCCACGTTCGAGCGCTCGATGTGACCTTGAGAAATTCGGTAGCTGATGTTTGGATTGGCGGCTGCTGGCGTTAGAGCTGCCGCATTGTCCGCTGGTCGGTATAAGCCGTTGCCCTCACGGATAAGATCATTCGGGTTTTCGGCAAAGGCGATGTTGAGACGGGCAGTTGTGATGTTCCCCTCTAAAATCGTGCCGTCTGGTTGAACCTCAAACGACCGTGATGCAATTTGAATTCGGTTGTTGTTCTCATCAAGCACATAGTGGCCATTGCCTGTGGTCAAGTAGCCTTGTTGGTCGAGTGTGAAGTTCCCGTTTCGTGTGTATCTTGGTGTGCCGTCTTGCTGCTCGACCGTGAAGTACACGGAGCTTCCTTCTGGCATGTTTTGATTTAGGATGGCGAGGTCTGTGTCGATTCCTGTTGGACGCAGGTCGCCTTGTGTATGGCTAGGCTGTGTTTCTTGTAGATACACGCCTGTGCTTAGTCGAATTGGGTCATTTGGCGGTGATAACGGGTGCAATTGGTTGGTTTGGTTTTGCTGTTCCATGCGCTGCAGAAGCATTTCGGGAAATGCGCGCAGGCTGCCTTGGTCGGCTTTGTAGCCAGCCGTGTTTGCGTTTGCCATGTTGTTGGAGAGCATTTCCATGCGGCGCTGCTGCGAGATCATGCCGGCTGTAGCTGTGTAGAAGCCTCGTAACATTGGTTTTTCACCTCGTGTAATGTTGTGCTGAGATTCGTGCAGAATTTGTCTATCTTCTATTATAGTACAAATTTTGGTTTGTCGATATATGTTTTTGGAAGGAGGTGGGATTTTGTCGGATTTTAAGCAAACAAAAAACGCCTAGGGGGTTAGGCGCTTAATTCTTGGTGCTGTTCGATTTTTTGTTTATGGTAGTCGAGCTTTTTGGTTAGGGATTGTTTGATATTATCGTCTAAACAGTCTTGGATGAGCACCTCGTGGTAGCGCGCTCTGATTGTGTGCCATGTCATGATAAGCTTTTGAATCATTGCGAGACACCTCCAATGGTTGTTTCTTATGTATATACCCTTCGTGCGGATTTTATAACTTTTGAGGGTAGACAGATTAAGGGGCCG
Proteins encoded:
- a CDS encoding flagellar hook-basal body protein codes for the protein MSRIMLNATNTMNQLQKQLDIISHNVANVDTVGYKHRNATFQELLAQQSNNQALDQYDNVRNTPLGIRHGTGAGLSQTRLNLNQGAIRNTDRMLDFALTKEDQLFMVQVTENGQTSTQFTRNGVFYLSPINNNEVMLVTAEGHPVLNSAENPIILPDNVQDIQVQPGGVITAELTNGQVIANELGLVQITRPQMLESRPGSLFALPPANVANPDDILTIMAGAGRDEIGIAQGALEQSNVDLASELTEMTLMQRSYQFNARTVQFADQMMGLVNGLKA
- a CDS encoding flagellar hook-basal body protein, whose amino-acid sequence is MLRGFYTATAGMISQQRRMEMLSNNMANANTAGYKADQGSLRAFPEMLLQRMEQQNQTNQLHPLSPPNDPIRLSTGVYLQETQPSHTQGDLRPTGIDTDLAILNQNMPEGSSVYFTVEQQDGTPRYTRNGNFTLDQQGYLTTGNGHYVLDENNNRIQIASRSFEVQPDGTILEGNITTARLNIAFAENPNDLIREGNGLYRPADNAAALTPAAANPNISYRISQGHIERSNVDTAKTMSEMTSAFRAFEANQKIIQAYDTSMQKAANEIGRIN